Proteins encoded together in one Muntiacus reevesi chromosome 22, mMunRee1.1, whole genome shotgun sequence window:
- the LOC136153000 gene encoding exocyst complex component 1-like produces the protein MTGTTKESKKLGLHGSSGKLTGSTSSLNKLSVQSSGNHRSQSSSLLDMGNMSASDLDVADRARFDKIFEQVLSELEPLCLAEQDFISKFFKLQRHQSMPGTVKMKKEFIGPGLHLRPVRADRARLPLQWTLNSLLSACGNDNGRIRPPPDRGTLKIISRLLIA, from the exons atgactggcacaactaaagaaagcaagaagcttG GTCTTCACGGGAGTTCCGGGAAATTAACCGGGTCTACTTCCAGTCTAAATAAGCTCAGTGTTCAGAGCTCCGGGAACCACCGGTCTCAGTCATCTTCCTTGCTGGACATGGGAAACATGTCGGCCTCTGATCTCGATGTCGCCGACAGAGCCAGGTTTGATAAG atctttGAACAGGTACTGAGTGAACTGGAGCCGCTGTGTCTGGCAGAACAAGACTTcataagtaaatttttcaaaCTACAGCGACATCAGAGTATGCCTGGAACTGTG aaaatgaagaaggaattcatagggcctggactccatctcaggcctgtccgtgctgatcgtgctcggctgcctctccagtggactctgaactctctgcttagtgcctgtgggaacgacaatggaaggataagaccccctccggacaggggaaccttgaagatcatatccaggttactcatcgcctaa